The Acetobacter oryzifermentans genomic interval GGTTGAAAACATCAGGTCGTGCTTCAACAACCACTTCTAAGGCATTCTTTTTACGCAAAAAATCAGGTGTCAGGATTTCGATGGTTGTTTCTGGCGCCGCTGCACGAATAGCATGAATAACGCGGGCAAAATGGTGCGCGCCCCCATCTTCCAGATCATCCCGATCTACCGATGTAATAACCACATGCCGCAACCCAAGGCGCGCCACCGCTTCTGCCACACGGGCGGGTTCATCCGCATCCAACGCATGCGGCAGGCCGGTAGTAACATTGCAAAATGCACAGGCCCGGGTGCAGATTTCCCCCATGATCATCATGGTGGCATGGCGTTGAGACCAGCATTCCCCAATGTTGGGGCATGCGGCTTCCTCACACACAGTTACCAGTTTGTTGCTGCGCATAAGCGCACGTGTTTCGTGGTAAATGGGGTGATTGGGCGCCTTAACGCGTATCCAGTCCGGTTTGCGGGCTATGGGGTTGTCTGGCCGATGTGCTTTTTCTGGATGACGCAGCTTATTGGGGCTGCTGCCTCCTGTTCGATGATCAATCACAACGCGAATAGACATATCTTTGCCCGCTTTTGCCAAGGGTTACCACAGAACTGGAACGCTCCTGCCGTGGCGTCAAGGCAGGAACGCGCCATATAGTGTTCTGGCAACATCAAACCCTTGAGATGATACACCAAAACTAGAAGTGAAGCGCTCCATCATAAGCGGCCAGAACAGCTTCGTGCATGGATTCAGAAATGGTGGGATGTGGGAAAATGGTTTCCATCAGCTCGGCTTCGGTCAGCTCTGCTGTGCGGGCAATAACAAAGCCTTGGATCATTTCCGTAACTTCCGCGCCAATCATATGTGCACCCAGCAGCTCACCTGTCTGGGCATCAAATACGGTTTTCACCATGCCTTCTGGTTCACCCATAGCAAGTGCTTTTCCGTTTGCCATAAGCGGGAACTTGCCAACCCGCACTTTATAGCCCGCTTCCTTTGCGCGTGCTTCCGTATAACCAACAGAAGCCACCTGTGGGCGGCAGTATGTGCAGCCGGGAATTTTTGTAATATCAATAGGATGCACGGTTTTGCCAGCAATAGCTTCAACGCACATAACAGCTTCATGGCTGGCTTTGTGCGCAAGCCACGGGGCACCTGCCAGGTCACCAATGGCGTAAACACCGGGCTCACCCGTGCGGCACAGATCATCCGTTACCACATGTGTGCGGTCTACTTTGATCTTGGTGCCTTCCAGCCCGATGTTTTCAACATTGCCCACAATGCCTACAGCAGAAATAACGCGGTCCACGGTAATGGTTTCCGTTTTACCGTCCACTTCTACTGGCACAGTAATATCGTTCTTGCCCTTTTTCAGCGCTCCAACCTTGGCGCTGGTAAGAACACGCATGCCCTGTTTTTCAAACTCTTTACGCGCCAAGGCGCTGATTTCTTCATCTTCTACGGGCAGAATGCGCGGCGCAACCTCCACCAACGTAACTTCAGAACCCATATTGCGGTAGAACGAGGCAAATTCTGTGCCGATAGCGCCAGACCCAATGACCAGTAGCCGTTTGGGCAGTTCATCTGGCACCAAGGCTTCCCGATAAGACCAGACAAGTTTGCCGTCTGCTTCCAGCCCCGGCAGCGCACGTGCGCGTGCTCCTGTGGCCAGAATAACGTGTTTGGCTGTAAGGGTTAGCGGCGCACCACTTTCTGGCTGCACCAATACTTTGCGTTTACTACCGGCAGCAACGCCATCCAGCTTGCCAAATCCTTTAAAAACAGGAACTTTGGCTTTTTTGAGCAGGTGCTGAACACCAGAGGCAAGCTGTTTGGAAACGGCGCGTGAACGAGCAACAATTGCTTTAAAATCAAAGCTTACACCATCCGCCTTAAACCCATATGTGCCAAGGTCATGCAATAGATGGTTGATCTCGGAAGCACGCAGCAATGCCTTGGTGGGGATACAGCCCCAGTTCAGGCAGATACCCCCAAGGTGGTTGGCTTCCACCACAGCAACAGAAAGCTTAAGCTGCGCTGCCCGAAGTGCCGCCACATAACCACCCGGCCCACCGCCAACAACGATGATATCAAAATCAGTCTGGCTCATAATATGCCTGATCCTCAGAAAGCCACGCGGTTAGAGAACGAGTGAGAGCGGAGATTCAACCGCTGCACGGAAAGCAGAAAGCCAGCGGGCTGCCGCAGCACCATCCACCACGCGATGATCAACCGAGAGGGTAACGGTTATAACAGTGGCAATAGCCAGTTCATTTCCTTTTACCACGGCCTGTTTTTTACCCGCAGCAATAGCCAGAATGGCAGCCTGCGGCGGGTTAACAATGGCGGCAAAGTCTTTCACGCCATACATACCCATGTTGGAGATGGAGAATGTACCGCCCTGAAATTCTTCTGGCTTTAATTTGCCAGCGCGGGCGCGGGAAATCAGATCCTTGGCTTCTTGGCTGATGTCTTTCAGGCTCTTGCGGTCTGCTTGTTTGACGATAGGCGTGATCAACCCATCATCCAGAGAAACCGCAACCGAGATATCTGCATCTTCATGCAGGATCATAGCATCTTCGGTGTAGGAAGCATTCACTTCCGGTACCTGCTTAAGGGCAACAGCAGAAGCCTTAATGAGCATGTCATTCACAGACAGCTTAAAGGCATCAGCCCCTTCTGCCGGAGACATGGCATTAAGCTGTGAACGCAAAGCCAACAGCGCATCTAGCTCCACATCTATGGAGACATAGAAATGCGGAATAGTGGATTTGGATTCACTCAGGCGGCGCGCAATAACCTTGCGCATGGTAGTGTGCGGCACAGCACGGCTACCACCAGATGCTGTCGGGGCAGAAGCCACCTGCCCTGCGTCTGGGGCTTTGTTAAGAGCCGCTTCCACATCCCGTTTGACAATACGGCCATTTGGCCCCGTGCCTTTAAGGGCTGCCAAATCAATGTTTTTCTGGCGCGCAATGCGGCGCGCAAGCGGAGAGGCCACAACCCGGCCAACAGGCTTGTTTGCCCGCTGTGCTGGTGCTGCCTGTGTTGCTATAGGAGCAGAAGCAGCCGCAGGCTGTGATGCCGTTGCGGGGGCGGCAGATGCCACGTTATTAGGCGTGTCGATATTGTCTGGTACCGCCTCGCCTTCTTCTACTAGAATGGCGATAGGTGTGTTGACGGCAACACCTTCTGCACCTTCTTGAATAAGAATACGGCCCAGAATACCTTCCTCAATGGCTTCTACTTCCATTGTGGCTTTGTCGGTTTCAATCTCAGCCAGAACATCGCCGCTATTTACGGCATCTCCTTCCTTCTTCAACCAGCGGGCGAGTTTGCCCTCTGTCATGGTAGGAGAAAGGGCGGGCATTAAAATTTCAGTCGCCATCTGTCATTCCCTCACATCAGGCCAAGTGCGGCTTTAACCACATCTTCAGGCTGTGGCAGGGCCAATTTTTCCAGATTGGCGGCAAATGGCATCGGCACATCCACACCCGTTACACGGGCCGGTGGAGCATCCAGCCAATCAAACGCATGCTCGATCACCTGCATGGCAACTTCTGCGCCAATACCTGCAAACGGCCAGCCTTCTTCTACCGTTACCAAGCGGCTGGTTTTTTTAACGCTTTCTACAATTGTGTCTGTATCCAGCGGACGCAGGCTGCGTAGGTTGATAACTTCTGCCTCAATCCCCTGCTTGGCCAGCTCGGCAGCAGCATCCAGCGCTGTGGTGACAGCTATAGAGAACGCAACGATGGTTACATCAGAACCAGCGCGTTCGATCTTGGCTTTACCGATGGGCACAATGAAATCTTCATCAATCGGGCATGGGAATTTGCGCCCGTAAAGAATTTCGTTTTCCAGCACCACAACGGGGTTAGGGTCACGAATGGCAGCGCGCAACAGGCCTTTGGCATCTGCGGAAGACCAAGGCACAACCACTTTCAGGCCCGGCACATGGGCATACCAGCTACCGTAACACTGAGAATGCTGCGCACCCACGCGAGATGCCGGGCCGTTTGGCCCACGGAACACAATGGGGCACCCCATCTGGCCGCCAGACATATACAGCGTTTTGGCTGCGGAATTGATGATATGGTCGATAGCCTGCATGGAAAAGTTCATGGTCATGAACTCAACAACAGGCTTTAGGCCAGTAAGGGCTGCGCCCACGGCCATGCCTGTAAAGCCATGTTCGGCAATTGGCATGTCAATTACGCGCTTATCGCCAAATTCCTGCAACAGGCCTTGGGAGATTTTGTAAGCCCCCTGATACTGGGCTACCTCTTCACCCATCAGGAAGACATCTGGATCATGCCGTAATTCGGCGGCCAGTGCATCACGCAGGGCTTCACGCACAGTGATTTCCTGCGTTTCACCCCAGTCTTTTTCTTCTTCAACCGGCGTGGAAACTGGTGCGGCAACAGAGGGTGAAGACTGTGGCGCGGAGGCGGGTTCTGTAACAGCTACGTTTTTAGGTGTATCGATATTATCGGGCACCGCTTCACCTTCTTCCACCAGAATGGCGATAGGTGTGTTTACGGCAACGCCTTCTGCACCTTCCGGTGTTAGAATGCGGCCCAGAATACCTTCCTCAATGGCTTCTACTTCCATTGTGGCTTTATCGGTTTCAATCTCGGCCAGAACGTCACCGCTATTTACGGCATCTCCTTCCTTCTTCAACCAGCGGGCGAGTTTGCCTTCTGTCATGGTAGGAGAAAGGGCGGGCATTAAAATTTCAGTCGCCATGTTTATGCTCAAGCCTCCAGAACAACATCCGTATAAAGTTCGGCCGGATCGGGTTCCGGGCTGGTCTGCGCAAATTCTGCAGAGTCGTTTACAATGCTCTTGATCTCGGTTTCCATTGTTTTCAATTCTGCTTCTGTCACGCCAGAATCCAGCAGGATGTGTTTGACGTGTTCAATGGGATCTCGCGTTTTGCGGACTTCATCCACCTCATCCCGCGTGCGGTATTTGGCAGGATCTGACATGGAATGGCCGCGATAGCGGTATGTCATCATTTCCAGCAGGTAAGGCCCCTTGCCTTCACGGCAATGTTTTACGGCTTCTTCTGCTGCGGCATATACGGCGGCAACATCCATGCCATCTACCCGTTTGCCGGGAATGCCCCATGGCTCGCCATTTTTGTAGAGTTCGTGCGATGCAGATGCTCGCTCAACAGCGGTGCCCATGCCGTAACGGTTGTTTTCAATTACAAAAATACAGGGAAGTTTGAGCAGAGCGGCCAGGTTAAAGCTTTCGTAAACCTGCCCCTGATTGGCGGCGCCGTCACCAAAATAAGCTACGGAAACTTCATCTGTATTGCGGTATTTGTTGGCAAACGCCAGCCCGATACCCAAAGAAACCTGAGCACCGACAATGCCATGCCCCCCGTAAAAATTCTTCTCGCGGGAGAACATATGCATGGAGCCCCCTTTACCGTGAGAATACCCGGTAGAACGGCCCGTAAGTTCTGCCATCACGCCACGGGGTGTCATGCCCGCCACCAGCATCTGGCCGTGGTCTCGGTAGGATGTAATCAGCTTATCGCCTTCATGCAGGCTCATCTGGATACCAACCACCACAGCTTCTTGCCCGATATACAGGTGGCAGAAACCGCCAATTAGGCCCATGCCGTAAAGTTGCCCGGCTTTTTCTTCAAAGCGGCGGATCAGGAGCATGTCATAGTAGGCTTTAAGAAACTGGTCTCGTGTTAAGGAAGGACCGTTATTTCCTGCCTTGCCGACCTGTTTGGCGTTCGTTCCCATGCGTGATGAACCTTTTGCGATATGTAAACAGTTCGTAATAAATGGTGCGCAACAGCGGCATCCGTTTCCGGGCCTTCAGATGGTTTCTAAAGCTCCAGTAAAACTGCCTGCTGTTTCGCGTGTTTTATTATGCAGCGTTGTAGTCTCCTGAGCGTCCCCCACTTTTATGAAGGAGCTTTATATTTTCTATCTGCATGCCACGGTCAACTGCTTTGCACATGTCGTACAGTGTAAGGGCCGCAGCAGACACGGCGGTTAACGCTTCCATTTCCACCCCGGTTGCGCCAGTTGTTGTAACAGTTGCGGTAATCTCGATCCTGTTATCATTCGGAGCCAGATCCACAGTTACACTGCTTAGGCTAAGCGGGTGACAGAGCGGGATAATATCTGCTGTTTTTTTTGCAGCCATAATGCCAGCAATGCGAGCCGTTGCCAGAACATCACCTTTTGGGGCTGCGCCTGAAAGGATCATTTCCAGCGTTTGGGGCTGCATAATAATAGCCCCGGTGGCCACAGCCTTGCGGCGCGTGGCAGCTTTAGCGGAAACATCCACCATATGCGCATGCCCGGCTGCATCCAGATGTGTGAGTGCTGGAGAGGGCACGTTAGGCCAGCCCCAGCAGTTTTTTGGCAGCATCACCGGGATGCGGATCTCGCAGCAGGGATTCACCTACCAGAAAGCCCGTTACGCCAATGCCGGAAAGCTGCACGATATCTTCATGCGTTTTGATGCCACTTTCAGACACAATAATCCGATCTGGCGGCACCAGAGGAGAAAGTTCCCGCGTGGTATCCAAGCTGGTCTGAAGCGTTTTGAGGTTACGGTTGTTGATACCGATCAAGAAGGTATCCAGCGCAAGGGCGCGGTTCAGTTCTTCCTCATCATGCACTTCCACCAGCACATCCATGTCTAGCCCTTTGGCGTGGTCAACCAGTTCCAGCGCCATTTCATCAGACAGGATAGACATAATGAGCAGAATGCAATCTGCCCCGATCATGCGGCTTTCATAAACCTGCCACGGATCAAGAATAAAATCCTTGCGCAGAACAGGAAGGGAACACGCAGCCCGCGCCTTGCCCAGATCTTCATTATCACCATGAAAACAGGAGCTTTCCGTTAGCACAGAAATACAGGCTGCCCCTGCTTGCTCATATTCTGCGGCAATTTCTGCCGGATTATACGTTTCGCGCAGGATACCAGCGGAAGGAGAAGCCTTCTTGATTTCTGCAATCAGGCCAACTGCGCGATCAGCAGCTTTTTCCTTCAGCGCCCGACCAAACCCGCGTGGAGCCTCTTTGGTTTCCTGCGCTTTGGCTGTGATTTCCTTAAGGGACATCAGGGTGGAGCGATGTTCAACTTCCAGCTTGGTGCGTGCGCAGATGCGGGAGAGAACATCCGGCAGTTCGTCAATCTTGCTGGCAAGAGTGTCCGAAGCAGAAGCTGCCGAGGACGCGAGTGGTGTATCGGTCATGATTATCCTGTCATGTCTCAGGCGCGTGCATCCGGGTTGGAAGCGCGCAAACCGTTTAGCACTGCCAAAGCCGTGCCATCATCCAGTGGGCGTGCGGCCAAAGCCACACTTTCCCGCAAGGCCTGCGGATCAATGCGTCCGTCCCGCAGGAGTGTTACCCGCCCTGCCACGTGAAGTGCGCAGGCGGCGTTTAAAACAACTGTATCACGATATGCTCCTGATGCACCATGCAGCAAAGCTTCTAGAGCTTGCGCATTGTATTGGGCATCTCCCCCCAATATGGAGCTGACCGGAGCATAGGCAAGGCCAGCCATTTCTGGCGTAATAGAAAACGAGCAGATGGCATCATTTTCCAGCGCTACAACCTGTGTAGGGCCTGCCAGCGTAATTTCATCAATGCCGCCCTGCCCGTCTGATGGTAGGCCGCATGCGGCCCAGACCTTCTGGGAGCCAAGATTTTTGAGCACATTGACCATGGGCTCCAGCCATGCGGGTGAAAAAACGCCCACAAGCTGCCGTTTAACACCTGCCGGGTTTACCAAGGGCCCCATGAGGTTAAACAGCGTACGCACGCTTAAGGCTTTGCGTATCGGAGCAGCAAAACGCATAGCGGGATGGTGGTGCGGAGCAGATAGGAAAATGACCCGGTGTACCTGCATCTGCTCCGCCAGAACCTCGGCTTGTGCAGAAAGTGGAACACTTAGCGCAGCCAGCACATCGGAAGCGCCAGAGCGAGAAGAAATAGCCCTGTTACCGTGTTTGGCAACGGGCACACCAAGCGCACTCAGCACAAAGGCAACAGCGGTGGATACATTCAACGTGCCGTAATTGTCTCCGCCCGTGCCGCATACGTCTATCGTATTGGCAGGCATGGCGGGCACAGTGTGCATGCGGGCCCGTAAAGCCGTTACACCACCAAGCAATTCATCCTGCGTTTCACCACGCACGCGCAAAGCCATAAGAAAAGCCGCAATGCGTTCTGGCGCAATCAGGCCATCCATAATAACGCCAAAAGCAGCTTCGGCTTCGGCTGCGCTTAGTGTTTGCCCGTCTGCAACACGTGCCAGAATGGTAGAAAAAAACTGCTCACCTGCTACTTGAGATGCAGCGCCATGAAGGGGAGCGGACATCAGGCAACGGCCTGTTTTTCTTTCCAGGCAGATGCGATGGAAAGAAAGTTTTTCATCAGATCATGGCCATATTCGGAGGCAATGCTTTCCGGATGGAACTGCACGCCCGAAATGGGATACTGCCGGTGGCGCACACCCATAATAACACCATCTTCCGTCCATGCCGTAACTTCCAGAGCATCCGGAATACTGGCAGGTTCAAGCGTA includes:
- the lipA gene encoding lipoyl synthase — encoded protein: MSIRVVIDHRTGGSSPNKLRHPEKAHRPDNPIARKPDWIRVKAPNHPIYHETRALMRSNKLVTVCEEAACPNIGECWSQRHATMMIMGEICTRACAFCNVTTGLPHALDADEPARVAEAVARLGLRHVVITSVDRDDLEDGGAHHFARVIHAIRAAAPETTIEILTPDFLRKKNALEVVVEARPDVFNHNLETVPRLYPTIRPGARYYQSLRLLDRVKQLDASIFTKSGLMLGLGEEKMELAQVMDDLRVADVDFITMGQYLQPTAKHAPVARFVTPAEFEDYGTMARVKGFLQVSSSPLTRSSYHADADFAALRETRNARLKEDQ
- the lpdA gene encoding dihydrolipoyl dehydrogenase; protein product: MSQTDFDIIVVGGGPGGYVAALRAAQLKLSVAVVEANHLGGICLNWGCIPTKALLRASEINHLLHDLGTYGFKADGVSFDFKAIVARSRAVSKQLASGVQHLLKKAKVPVFKGFGKLDGVAAGSKRKVLVQPESGAPLTLTAKHVILATGARARALPGLEADGKLVWSYREALVPDELPKRLLVIGSGAIGTEFASFYRNMGSEVTLVEVAPRILPVEDEEISALARKEFEKQGMRVLTSAKVGALKKGKNDITVPVEVDGKTETITVDRVISAVGIVGNVENIGLEGTKIKVDRTHVVTDDLCRTGEPGVYAIGDLAGAPWLAHKASHEAVMCVEAIAGKTVHPIDITKIPGCTYCRPQVASVGYTEARAKEAGYKVRVGKFPLMANGKALAMGEPEGMVKTVFDAQTGELLGAHMIGAEVTEMIQGFVIARTAELTEAELMETIFPHPTISESMHEAVLAAYDGALHF
- a CDS encoding pyruvate dehydrogenase complex dihydrolipoamide acetyltransferase yields the protein MATEILMPALSPTMTEGKLARWLKKEGDAVNSGDVLAEIETDKATMEVEAIEEGILGRILIQEGAEGVAVNTPIAILVEEGEAVPDNIDTPNNVASAAPATASQPAAASAPIATQAAPAQRANKPVGRVVASPLARRIARQKNIDLAALKGTGPNGRIVKRDVEAALNKAPDAGQVASAPTASGGSRAVPHTTMRKVIARRLSESKSTIPHFYVSIDVELDALLALRSQLNAMSPAEGADAFKLSVNDMLIKASAVALKQVPEVNASYTEDAMILHEDADISVAVSLDDGLITPIVKQADRKSLKDISQEAKDLISRARAGKLKPEEFQGGTFSISNMGMYGVKDFAAIVNPPQAAILAIAAGKKQAVVKGNELAIATVITVTLSVDHRVVDGAAAARWLSAFRAAVESPLSLVL
- a CDS encoding pyruvate dehydrogenase complex E1 component subunit beta; its protein translation is MATEILMPALSPTMTEGKLARWLKKEGDAVNSGDVLAEIETDKATMEVEAIEEGILGRILTPEGAEGVAVNTPIAILVEEGEAVPDNIDTPKNVAVTEPASAPQSSPSVAAPVSTPVEEEKDWGETQEITVREALRDALAAELRHDPDVFLMGEEVAQYQGAYKISQGLLQEFGDKRVIDMPIAEHGFTGMAVGAALTGLKPVVEFMTMNFSMQAIDHIINSAAKTLYMSGGQMGCPIVFRGPNGPASRVGAQHSQCYGSWYAHVPGLKVVVPWSSADAKGLLRAAIRDPNPVVVLENEILYGRKFPCPIDEDFIVPIGKAKIERAGSDVTIVAFSIAVTTALDAAAELAKQGIEAEVINLRSLRPLDTDTIVESVKKTSRLVTVEEGWPFAGIGAEVAMQVIEHAFDWLDAPPARVTGVDVPMPFAANLEKLALPQPEDVVKAALGLM
- the pdhA gene encoding pyruvate dehydrogenase (acetyl-transferring) E1 component subunit alpha; its protein translation is MGTNAKQVGKAGNNGPSLTRDQFLKAYYDMLLIRRFEEKAGQLYGMGLIGGFCHLYIGQEAVVVGIQMSLHEGDKLITSYRDHGQMLVAGMTPRGVMAELTGRSTGYSHGKGGSMHMFSREKNFYGGHGIVGAQVSLGIGLAFANKYRNTDEVSVAYFGDGAANQGQVYESFNLAALLKLPCIFVIENNRYGMGTAVERASASHELYKNGEPWGIPGKRVDGMDVAAVYAAAEEAVKHCREGKGPYLLEMMTYRYRGHSMSDPAKYRTRDEVDEVRKTRDPIEHVKHILLDSGVTEAELKTMETEIKSIVNDSAEFAQTSPEPDPAELYTDVVLEA
- the moaC gene encoding cyclic pyranopterin monophosphate synthase MoaC; the encoded protein is MPSPALTHLDAAGHAHMVDVSAKAATRRKAVATGAIIMQPQTLEMILSGAAPKGDVLATARIAGIMAAKKTADIIPLCHPLSLSSVTVDLAPNDNRIEITATVTTTGATGVEMEALTAVSAAALTLYDMCKAVDRGMQIENIKLLHKSGGRSGDYNAA
- the trpC gene encoding indole-3-glycerol phosphate synthase TrpC, with the protein product MTDTPLASSAASASDTLASKIDELPDVLSRICARTKLEVEHRSTLMSLKEITAKAQETKEAPRGFGRALKEKAADRAVGLIAEIKKASPSAGILRETYNPAEIAAEYEQAGAACISVLTESSCFHGDNEDLGKARAACSLPVLRKDFILDPWQVYESRMIGADCILLIMSILSDEMALELVDHAKGLDMDVLVEVHDEEELNRALALDTFLIGINNRNLKTLQTSLDTTRELSPLVPPDRIIVSESGIKTHEDIVQLSGIGVTGFLVGESLLRDPHPGDAAKKLLGLA
- the trpD gene encoding anthranilate phosphoribosyltransferase, which encodes MSAPLHGAASQVAGEQFFSTILARVADGQTLSAAEAEAAFGVIMDGLIAPERIAAFLMALRVRGETQDELLGGVTALRARMHTVPAMPANTIDVCGTGGDNYGTLNVSTAVAFVLSALGVPVAKHGNRAISSRSGASDVLAALSVPLSAQAEVLAEQMQVHRVIFLSAPHHHPAMRFAAPIRKALSVRTLFNLMGPLVNPAGVKRQLVGVFSPAWLEPMVNVLKNLGSQKVWAACGLPSDGQGGIDEITLAGPTQVVALENDAICSFSITPEMAGLAYAPVSSILGGDAQYNAQALEALLHGASGAYRDTVVLNAACALHVAGRVTLLRDGRIDPQALRESVALAARPLDDGTALAVLNGLRASNPDARA